A single Glycine soja cultivar W05 chromosome 14, ASM419377v2, whole genome shotgun sequence DNA region contains:
- the LOC114383339 gene encoding GDSL esterase/lipase At2g04570-like — protein MEEGQRKTTTLLLCSHIVVLLLLSLVAETSAKVSAVIVFGDSSVDAGNNNFIPTIARSNFQPYGRDFEGGKATGRFCNGRIPTDFISESFGLKPYVPAYLDPKYNISDFASGVTFASAATGYDNATSDVLSVIPLWKQLEYYKGYQKNLSAYLGESKAKETVAEALHLMSLGTNDFLENYYTMPGRASQYTPQQYQIFLAGIAENFIRSLYGLGARKISLGGLPPMGCLPLERTTNIVGGNDCVARYNNIALEFNDKLKNLTIKLNQELPGLKLVFSNPYYIMLNIIKRPQLYGFESTSVACCATGMFEMGYACSRGQMFSCTDASKYVFWDSFHPTEMTNSIVAKYVVLRVLYQFLQ, from the exons ATGGAAGAAGGgcaaagaaaaacaacaacacTACTTCTATGCTCCCACATTGTGGTTCTTCTTTTACTCTCCCTAGTGGCCGAGACTAGTGCCAAGGTTTCAGCAGTGATCGTCTTCGGCGACTCCTCTGTCGACGCCGGCAACAACAACTTCATCCCCACCATTGCACGGAGCAATTTTCAGCCATATGGGCGTGACTTTGAAGGTGGAAAAGCCACTGGGAGGTTTTGCAATGGGAGAATACCGACGGATTTTATATCTGAGTCTTTTGGTCTGAAACCTTATGTGCCAGCATACTTGGATCCTAAGTATAATATTTCAGATTTTGCAAGTGGGGTCACTTTTGCTTCTGCAGCAACTGGTTATGATAATGCAACCTCGGATGTGCTG TCTGTGATACCACTATGGAAGCAATTAGAGTACTACAAGGGATACCAAAAGAATTTGAGTGCATATCTTggtgaaagcaaagcaaaggaGACCGTAGCTGAAGCATTACACCTCATGAGTCTTGGAACAAATGACTTCCTAGAGAACTACTACACCATGCCTGGTAGAGCATCTCAATACACACCCCAACAGTACCAAATTTTTCTGGCTGGCATAGCTGAGAACTTCATAAGGAGCCTCTATGGTCTTGGTGCTAGGAAGATTTCCCTAGGAGGGTTACCTCCCATGGGATGCTTGCCACTTGAAAGAACCACAAATATTGTTGGTGGGAATGACTGTGTTGCCAGATACAATAACATAGCATTGGAGTTCAATGATAAGCTCAAGAATTTGACCATTAAGCTAAACCAAGAGCTCCCTGGACTCAAATTGGTGTTTTCTAATCCTTATTACATTATGTTGAACATCATAAAAAGACCTCAACTTTATG gATTTGAATCGACCTCAGTGGCATGTTGTGCTACTGGAATGTTTGAGATGGGTTATGCATGCAGCAGGGGCCAAATGTTCAGTTGCACTGATGCTTCCAAATATGTGTTTTGGGACTCTTTTCATCCAACTGAGATGACAAATAGTATCGTTGCAAAGTACGTGGTGCTGCGTGTTTTATATCAATTCTTACAATAA